The genomic region GTAGAACACATTTAGTTAGTCCTATCATGGCTGCTGCTGCGGCTGTTCATGGATACTTTTCTGATGTCCGAACTTTTATAAATGTAAAAAACACATAAATTGAGATCGATAAAATGTTTAAAAATGGAAAATCTATTATAGGTACCATTGCCCCCCTAAATGTATCTAATATAGATACAGATATTATTATCCCAAAACAATTTTTACAAGTGATAGATAAAAGGGGGTTAGGGAAATATTTATTTCATAATTGGCGTTATCTTGATAAAAATCAATTAGTAATTAATGAAGAATTTATCCTAAATAAAGAAATTTACAGACATTCTAATATTTTATTGACAGGAGAAAATTTTGGGTGTGGTTCATCTAGGGAGCATGCTGTTTGGTCCCTTTTAGACTATGGTTTTAGAGTAATAATTGCACCTAGTTTTTCAGATATTTTTTATAATAATAGCTTTATTAATAAATTGTTTCTAATCACTTTAAAATGCACAGAAATTACATTTCTCTTTGAGTATATATCTAAAAATCCTAAAATTAATGCTCAGATTGATTTATCTAAAAATAAAATTACAATTCATCAGTTAAAATTTTTTTTTCGTTTAGACGATTTTTATCGCTCATGTTTATTAGATGATTTAGATAATGTTGATTTGACTTTAAAACATTCTAAATCAATTCAAGAGTATGAAAAAAACATATCAAATTTTTTATTAAAGAGATTAGAATTTGAATCTTAGTTAATAATTTTTGTATTTTTTAAAATCGTGAAATTTTTTTTAAATTTCACGATTTTTTTTATATGTTATTTATCTTTTTAATTTTATTTTTAAATACTGTTTTTTTGCATTTATTTTATAGAAAGCATCTAATAAAAAAATAAAATGCATTTATTAATTTTTTGCGTGAATAAAAATACACCTTTTTAAAAAAAAGTTGTTTTATAACACGTATACATTTTGTAGTGGTTATTAAAGAGAAAAAAAGAGGGATAATGGGGCAGATAGACAAATTTTAATAATAGCTTTCCTATAAAAATATTTATTTTAAATATTTTTTTATTTTCTGTTATATTTGTTATTTGCTATTTTGCGTAAATAATAATAACTAATATTAACTTGTTTTTTTAATCCTCTGGGGCCCATCCTTGTTAATTCATTAATAGAATATTTGGTTAACAGAGCTCGAAGTATTGTTTGTCTAGCTTGGTTTTCATCTAACGAAATCAAACGTTGTGCTTCTTTCTTTTTTTTATGAAAAGCATGTTCAGATATTCTATATTTTAAAATGTTCTCAATGTGAATATTTTTTAGACGTATTTTAGCATCAGTAATAGTAATCGGTTTTAGTCCCTTATTGATTAAATTTTTATTAATCCAACCTAATTGTTGTTTTTTAGCGTTTTCAAGTTTTTTTTGCGAAATATCAAACAACATAAAAAATAATGGAGTAAGTGTAATCATTTTTGGCATATAATTACCTAATACTCGATCCCATATTTTTTTACAGGTAACAAAACCCATCGGTTCCATAAAATGTGTAATTAGTCTTGAAGCTCGTGTAATAGATTTATTACCAGATCTAGATAGGGTAGATAAACCACATTCGTCGGATAGTTGTTCAACCGAAGCTTGAACTAATTCAGAAGAAATATTAAAATGATATAACATAGCTAAAACCATTGCTCTCATTGCTCGAGCACGGTGTTCATT from Buchnera aphidicola (Pentalonia nigronervosa) harbors:
- the leuD gene encoding 3-isopropylmalate dehydratase small subunit; the encoded protein is MFKNGKSIIGTIAPLNVSNIDTDIIIPKQFLQVIDKRGLGKYLFHNWRYLDKNQLVINEEFILNKEIYRHSNILLTGENFGCGSSREHAVWSLLDYGFRVIIAPSFSDIFYNNSFINKLFLITLKCTEITFLFEYISKNPKINAQIDLSKNKITIHQLKFFFRLDDFYRSCLLDDLDNVDLTLKHSKSIQEYEKNISNFLLKRLEFES
- a CDS encoding replication protein RepA, with the translated sequence MLSRKHYICNPNPTFIPPKNNKRRPFFICYAMKKASKIDVARCELNYFLQIKNAHSFFPKKRFRRLNEHRARAMRAMVLAMLYHFNISSELVQASVEQLSDECGLSTLSRSGNKSITRASRLITHFMEPMGFVTCKKIWDRVLGNYMPKMITLTPLFFMLFDISQKKLENAKKQQLGWINKNLINKGLKPITITDAKIRLKNIHIENILKYRISEHAFHKKKKEAQRLISLDENQARQTILRALLTKYSINELTRMGPRGLKKQVNISYYYLRKIANNKYNRK